One part of the Ziziphus jujuba cultivar Dongzao chromosome 2, ASM3175591v1 genome encodes these proteins:
- the LOC125422546 gene encoding disease resistance protein RGA2-like yields the protein MAEGVVSNVVSSIIVKLGTQAFKEIGKFWGLKKEFEKLRKTMEVLVAVIFDAEAKRVSNNLVKVWLGRLEDAVEDIDNLLDEFQTEAWGRQLMPGNRMTKKMVRKLEKIRETLKDIKEDSTLSSLIPVTLTQETYSTEYINRETHSFVRGEEVIGRDDDKMKIIELLLGCDSDQDKDNISFLPIVGIGGLGKTTLAQLVFNHKMVEKRFELQIWVCISDVFDLKIILEKMIKSINGSVQQGLDLDQLQKSLREKLSGKRYLLVLDDVWNEDREKWLKLRTLLMDVSRGSAVLITTRNMDIAQMMQTNKPYELQGLDKNKSWSLLRKVAFERGQKPHNSNIVRIGEEIVEMCKGVPLAIRTIGSILYGNNLERDWVSFKINRLAKLTQNINDLVPTLRMSYDCLASHLKHCFAYCRSFLKDHVIDVQKLIKLWMVEKDDMGTIVTCKMHDLAISVAGEHSIIIDKHTENEIFHQKIRHISLDTLFDHKSSKF from the exons ATGGCCGAAGGAGTTGTGTCTAATGTTGTGTCATCCATCATAGTAAAGTTGGGAACTCAAGCTTTCAAAGAGATTGGAAAGTTTTGGGGTCTCAAAAAGGAGTTTGAGAAGCTTAGGAAAACAATGGAGGTGCTGGTAGCTGTAATTTTTGATGCAGAGGCGAAGCGGGTCAGTAATAATCTAGTCAAAGTCTGGCTTGGGAGGCTTGAAGATGCAGTCGAAGATATTGATAACTTGTTGGACGAATTTCAAACTGAAGCTTGGGGGCGTCAACTGATGCCTGGGAACAGAATGACTAAAAAG ATGGTTCGTAAGTTAGAAAAAATTAGGGAGACACTTAAAGATATTAAGGAAGATAGCACCTTAAGTTCACTGATACCGGTAACACTCACCCAAGAGACATATAGTACTGAATATATCAACAGAGAGACTCACTCTTTTGTGCGTGGTGAAGAAGTTATTGGGAGGGATgatgataaaatgaaaattattgaaCTTTTGTTGGGTTGTGATTCTGATCAAGATAAGGATAATATTTCATTCCTTCCCATAGTCGGTATTGGTGGACTAGGAAAAACAACACTTGCTCAGTTAGTTTTCAATCATAAGATGGTTGAGAAACGTTTTGAACTTCAAATCTGGGTTTGCATATCTGATGTGTTTGACCTTAAAATAATTCTTGAGAAAATGATTAAATCAATAAATGGTTCTGTACAACAAGGCCTTGATCTAGATCAGCTGCAAAAGTCTCTTCGCGAAAAGCTAAGTGGAAAAAGATATCTTCTTGTATTAGATGATGTgtggaatgaagatagggaaaaATGGCTTAAACTAAGAACCTTGCTAATGGATGTTTCACGTGGTAGTGCAGTATTAATAACTACCCGCAACATGGACATTGCCCAAATGATGCAGACCAATAAGCCATATGAGTTACAAGGTCTAGACAAAAACAAGTCTTGGTCTTTGCTCAGGAAAGTGGCATTCGAGAGAGGACAAAAACCTCATAACTCAAACATTGTAAGAATAGGAGAGGAGATTGTAGAAATGTGCAAAGGAGTTCCTCTTGCCATAAGGACGATCGGAAGTATATTATATGGCAATAATCTAGAGCGTGACTGGGTGTCCTTTAAGATTAATAGGCTTGCCAAGTTAACTCAGAACATAAATGATCTTGTACCGACACTTCGGATGAGTTACGATTGTCTTGCCTCTCATTTGAAGCATTGTTTTGCTTATTGTAGATCGTTTCTGAAAGATCATGTCATTGACGTACAAAAGTTGATAAAACTCTGGATG gtTGAGAAAGATGACATGGGTACCATAGTGACGTGTAAGATGCATGATCTTGCAATTTCAGTGGCAGGCGAACATAGCATCATAATAGACAAGCATACAGAGAATGAAATTTTTCATCAAAAGATTCGCCATATATCTTTGGATACTCTATTTGATCATAAgtcatcaaaattttaa